The Ricinus communis isolate WT05 ecotype wild-type chromosome 8, ASM1957865v1, whole genome shotgun sequence sequence TCAGTCAACTCCGGCACCATGTTAGTAAAATTATACTGGATTTTCAATCAGTgctttgaattaaaaaaattataagttcgtactgaaattttcaaaattaaaaagttattttaaatttataaaaagtgctaaaaattatgattatttCTGTAATTTGCccttatttgatatttatattagtaattGAGATAGGTttgaattcaaaatattttaaatgaatttgaatattgttaaaaaatgAGTCGAGTTTGAGTcgatttcttttctcatttatttttgttacataaatcagaataaataaaaaataaattttattattttgaaactatttttttaaaataaaaaataacaactaATAAGCAAAGTAAAAATACTTtcataaaactaaataaaaatattttattttttaaaaataaaatcaaaaattattttttaataaaaaatcttaaaaaccttatatattttaacataaaatatataaaacaatttatttcactttatctttattattaagaaatcaatttattttaacaatatatctattagttttattattgcaGATAATATAAGGAGctaaatatttatcttttcaatttcaactcaaaaaataagattaaatacttatgaatcaataaaaataatttgttctatattttacaaataactattacaaattttatatttggacATTTTTTCACACATCTTAcatctaaaagaaataaatattttactgatttactaattttacttttagtaAGTAAAACTGATTTACCagataaaaatttcataagaaaaaatgatatgccgaatatttatctttttaattccaatttaaaaaataaaataaattaaaattatcttttaaataaatttaaataagttaaaaatgaattaaattgaaGCTATAACAAAATCTTTGCGATTGTTCAACACCTTTATGTTTTTGCCGAAAAacatttcataaaatttacttttaaatataattttagtttttctaatttatttgaaaagttaaactaaattttatgttatctAATTAGGCTTTTATGAAAATTCGAACtattaagtttaaaaattaattaactaaaatatttttaactaattaaataattcttttattcatgTATCTTTGACTTTTCTTTCTGTCTTCTCCCCtgtctctctctatctctcccACTATTGTTGTCGCATAATCATCCAAATTTTGTTGCTGTCgttttatgaataaaaacaATTATTGTAATTCTAACTTTttgtttccatttttattaaaaaaaatggaaaatacgGACCAAAAATATCTCCTTTtagaataaaagtaaaatggttaaagttttattagaaatttatttacagATAAATTTATTCTACTTGGAAGATTTAAATATGACTTGAAAGGTAAACTAATCATCTACTTATGTATTTTCActtcttgttatttttaactataaattacaaataaaataactcaataaaaaatttaataaaagctttaatatttaaaaattatttattatatttacaaaataaaaatttaaaatatttatatcctatcttatttaatataattttaaatactttaaaaCTCTTtcaatacaataaatatacaaattgtaAGTGTATAAGCCGTTAGATgaccaaaaaataaatctgGTTGTTCATCAGAGTTCTAACTTGTCTTAGAGGCAGGTTTGGTGGCATTGGATATTAACAATATTTACCAAGgataatgataaattttatttattttattgttattttagaattttgctAGAGACTATTATAagtgtttttttaattatagataattaattgatattattttaaataatttattaattatatatatatatttctatgaaTTTAGATTATCAAtgaattcatatataatttttatataagtcaaaattatgaaaactatttttaaaaataaattaaaatatttatatttattttaaaatcttaaaaatttagatgaaattattaaaaaatataaaatttaagattagTAAGTaattagacaaaaaaaaaacttatataaaatatgtatagtTAATCCCATCTCAATTATCATGAAAAGGCTtcacaaaatttatatatattaaataaaatgatttaaatctatataataaataaaatgataaaagtagGCCTGTAGTCGGGTTAATTACCCATTTGGTATCCAAAATTTGCCCTTTGTTTCAAATTGGGTACCAAACTTCAATTCGTATCAATTTGATTactaaattttgatttttatttcaacGGTAAGTCACTCATTATTTTCCAATGATTTTATGCATAGGTAGCGATcggaaaataatataacaaacAATCAAGTGTTAtgttatttaaataatgaGCCTTATATTTAATCTTAATCATACTCTactatcttttttcttttacttctaaccctaatcctagaaactaCCCATTCACTTTTAATAACACtttacataatattttttgctccatatttttttattctactGGTACTCTGTCTTTTCATCTTCCCACTTAGACAGCCAAATaacactaaatttattaagtcCTTACAAACAACAAAGCCTCCTACCACCTTTAAGAGTAAAACCGTAACTTACATTCTTTTTTTGACAAAAGGTCATGGTAGTTCTTCCACTGCTACTCTTTTTATCAAACAGATACAAATTGTTTTCTGCTCCATTACAATAATCAAACCGTTGCATATGTCCAACCAGTCAAACAAGAACAAAACAGatcatttctttcttcaaaACTCAGGGCAAGAAAATAGATCTGACGCAAGAAGCCATTGGATGCTGATAAACATATACAATAGCAAGGTTACAAGAATCAATTTTGATTGCTTCCTTGTCTGGAATTTCCAGCTTCAACTCCTCTTCAATAGCTATTATAATCTGTActatatgaagaagaaaatagaggGCACCAGTAAAATAGAAGAATGCggagaaaaaccaaaaaaaaaagaaggaaagagtTTGTGTAAAGTGTTAGTAAAATTGAATGCGTAAAGCATGATTACAATAAAAGGCAGGGTCCACTATTTAAATGACATGACACTTAATTGTCTGCTACATCATTTTCTGGTCGCCATTAAAATATTGAGCGACTTACGGTTGATAAAAAATCAGAGTTTTAGTAATCAAATTGATACAAATTAAGGTTTGGTACCCAATTTGAAACAAAGTGCAAAGTTTACATATAAAATGGACAATTAATCCTACAGTCTCAAATATGTTTTCTATTATCTTTGCATCTGCGTATCCAAGCTCCATGAGATGAGTTTACAAGATGAATTCTGGAGGAAGGAAACTAGCCAAGCCAATACTGGAACACACTGTCTGAAGCCGTAAACTAATGTAAACAAAAACagataaagaagaaatgtcACCATTTCAATTGTCCCTCCCTTCCCTTTCTCACTAATTAGGGTTGAGATAAAGTAACATGTTCAAGATTGATAATTGATACCAGGATAGCATTTAGATTTTAGAGGGATTATTTGTTGGTGGCAAGCAACTGACGAGGAAATGGCATGGGCAAAGTTGTTGAGTGCCCAGCTTTAAAATGGAGGCCGTCTTGTGATGGGTTGGAACTTggaaccaaaacacaagtGTCACCCTCGCCCTTACAAGTGGTTGGAACTTGCAAGGCTGCACCTAAGCACCACTTTTTTACCCTGCACAAGGATAGTCCCCACTCATTTGAGAAGGTCCAGTAGCTGCAAAGCTAAAAGAATAGTATAATACTAGAGCAATAGGAAATAAGCCAGGGGTCATTACCTACGCCTGGTCTATTTAGTACCTCACTTCCACAAGAGCACAGGGGTAAGCTCGATAATTAGCatgtgatgatgatgattatgATGTGATTGCATTATATAATGATAGTGATAGTGTTCTTTAATTGTGAAGATTAAAGAGTGATGAGTGAAGAAACTTATGGCAATTTCTAAGCTATTACAAACTCTGGCTTTGAGTTTTAAGGAGGGAAGAGGAAAGCATGTtcatgcttttatttttttcctttttacttGAATACAATGGTTATGAGAGCATGTTGGTGCTTTTTAGAAATGAAACTTCtcaagtcttttttttttttaattatataaacttttatatttataacgAATATAAGTGGATTATTATCCTCTATTATATAATACACAATCCATTGACtctttcataaattaaaaaaataaataaatacattaacTCTAAAATAATGCATTCCAATTAGCTTGGGCGGcttctttcaatattaatcTTAGTCCATATTAGCAAGCATATAAACAAAATCGATGTTGATACGTGACTTATAAAACTTGTATAGATATGAAATAAGATGTAAAGataataaaccaaaataataaatttgggGGATAAGGacataaaagtaatatattattacatcATTTGATTTTAAGTATGtggtttttttaaaaacaaaaagagaagtGTGGTTATAAATtgtgataaaaaaatgtattttactgttaaaaaatttcaattgacaataatttagccatttttacTCCAATCAATCATCTTTATCATATTTCTCGTGTTTGATGATATtggtttaaaatttatcaacttAAAACGTCATTATTGGACCATTAAATCGATAGCGTCAATATCAATGACTTTTTAAAGTACGTTTTAACGgtcaaatattataattatgagtTATTAAGCTCGAAACtcacattattaaatataaataacatGATAATGATGACCGATCGGCTTAAAAGTGGCTGAATCCTTATAAATTGAGACTTTTTAATGGTGAGATATCTTTTTTTTGTCACGATTTATAACCACATGTCTCATTTTatctgaaaaaaattatatattgaaaattgtaaaatgataaaactacattatatttttatgcatgtatttatctttaaatttaaaaaagtccgaatttattttataaaatattaaatattagggAAAAACGAGATTATTTTGccttgatatttttataagaataatatttgtCTTTGGacatgataattttataaaaagaacttATATGAAAAagacatatattttattaacatgATAACTACAGTATATAGGTAAAGTATACAACAAGCgaattattaagttatatagATGAACAAGAAGCACAAAAAAACACCACATGATTTGGATAGTACTCAACTTCCGAAGTGCTAGTGTATATGCATATCTattatactattattattattataagttataaatatcagcattttatttttttctataattatttttgctatttctgcttttaaaaatctactttaaaagaaaaacataattcattttgcttcttttaaaagttagatttaagataattatttaaaaaattaaaaataaaacaacaatAACTGAGAATAGACAATGACAAAATAGTCCCTAGTCATGCATAATACTAAatgtgtaaaataaaatagatagttTGAGCTTGAGTCGGATTCGCttcatttcttaatttatttaagtttgTTTAGCAAATATGATGATCCGAGCTTGGTTTTATATTTGGAtttattaacaatttaaatcaagctgaaaaaataaaagttcgACTTGATTTgtaatcaattaaataattaaatatttatataagaaattaaattaattaaaaagaactttataatataagaattacaaaaatattttattacataagaaattaaaataattaaaagagatttaaataattaattttcgtCTCAATTCTCATTATAATTGTTTGTTAATCAAACAGTTAGTTAATGGATAGCtggtatcattttttttttatataaaattaagaaatattgaatattttctAGTTGATGTTTTCTGAaaacagtttttttttttcagattttaatataaaacatgataagaaaagaaataaaaggaagaTAAGATGTGGGGAgcagaaatgaaaaaaaaaaaaaaagaaagagagcagaaataaaagaaattagtaaacacaaaagattaagaaatgtaaagagaaaaacacagaaagtaaaaattataaaaataatatttagtgattattgaaaaatgatcttttttaagaaaaaaatatgaaaaaaaaatctctctaaaaataaaaaaaaatctaatcaatagattttttatttgaaaaaataaaaaaaaataaaaaagaaacaataacAAATACTTCCTACAAACTCATTTTTGATTGCTTTCTATTCCAATTTTAACTGCAAacctttaattaaaaaagttctAAACTTTGTACTTGGTTGAGatctatattaaaatttattttgacattaaaaaaaaattaaaataataaaattgaaatatatattttttatgttatgaaatatattgacCTACTAATATAGAATTCATTTGAAAACtcaatctattttattagaatttaatttagttataattaatattatacaaatttaattatgtaaaataataaattagctttcattttatttaaaatatataaatatataaattttataaatataaatgagttctattaattttctaaatttcaaccaaatattGTGGCTTCTAAAATAGGAGTAATTACTATTTACCTCTCGTATTTATCCATATTATACTAGTTACCTTCtgacatttaaaaaatataattttttatccttttattttgtaattttatactaaaaaccTTTTCCGTCAGAATTTCCATTAAATAACCATTAACTAAGTTtagttttatactatttgccccttgatttttagtttaatatacaaattatccttatagtttatttattatactaaaaccTCATtgtcttatttttatacaaaaatcaattttagtttttgtacaaaaaaaattaattagtattctttaattacagtttttgtataaaaataattaattagtatgtGATCTGCTTGAATGAGCTAACATTGATAActctaaagaaaaaggaaagagaaaactTGAATGAGCTAACATTGATAACTCTAAAGTATGTAATGAATTGGGCTCTCTTTAAATTGTTTTGGACCTTCACTGTTACAATATGTTACTGATTATCAGTCCTTGATTCCTTAGCCGACTCAGTGAACTATGCCAATATTGATATTCATGACACTGTAATGTCACTTGGCCAGTGTACTTCAAcactttttagttttatttttattagtgttTTTGATTTCGACCACTCTTGTTAttatcttaattataaataataatataaaaatttaataaaattataaatattttataattacttgTCACATActacaaaataataacaaatctaaaatatttttaggtgTCTTACTTAATGAAATTTCTGAacttttaagtttttattaatgtaataattcaaaaattagtTCGAAAgtatttattcattaatttatatatataatcaatacttcaaatatatattgatatgctctctttctttaagattataaattataataacttatttattaatataatattaaaaatattattaaaatattatatgttatattagaataattgtttaattaggaaaaaattattagtcgATGTAacgataaaaaaaaaaattacattaataatacttatgtaaaaaattttcagtttatatgtaaaaattggGTACCCATGtcgaaattaaatattaatatttaaaaataaaaaattattaattaataattattaatttattaaaatataagaggATCCAcagtatatataatttggcTGTAGATCAGAATTTCTCTATTGATTATCAACATTACAATGAATtaccatataataaaaagatattgatAGCTAAATTTAATGCTACTGTACAAAGCCTAAGATGGGTAGTAGCAATGGTTTGAAACGGCAACAAAACAAGGTAAAGATGACGCGTATGGCTATGAAAAGATTAGAAGTTGGCtaattaacaattaacaattaacaaataaaaaatggctaaCAGTTTAGCTCTTTTGGGAGTCTCCTAAATAGTTTAGTTACCATGACATTGATGGTAACAACAATGCTACATTTATGTACACACTTGAGAAGAACAAAACCAGTTCgggaatttttcttttccttttaaaactTCCTTTTTATCCTTACAGATTTATTTGAGCTAATGGAATCCTCTTGAACCTCTTGATTGATAGAGTTCCAATCTACTCTTTGCATCTTGTAATAGTGATTCAATTGTTGGTTCATGGGTCAAATGTGCCTGCTTTGATGACCATTCTAGCACAATAAGCACCTCTTCATTTGCAAGAACCTCGCTGTCTGGGCAGTTTAATGAAATGTAGCATAATAGAATCAGTGAAGGAATCTGAACCATTTGTTCTCCGAAGTAGACCAGTTGAATTAGATGCTTGGCACCTCCTGCGCTGATGATTGCCTTTGAATGATTGACACAAAGGAAGTTTTCTGCGGCTGCGAACTTGTTAAGCGCAATTGCTGCTTCCATTGTAATCTCAGGTTCCCTTTCATCTAGTAGCTTCACTAATGGCCCAATGATTCTGGTTTCCGTTGCTCGAAAGGTCCTTGCCAAGTTACCGATAGCTTTGACGCAAGGTGTGAGGAGGACCGAGTCTGCCTTTTCGATTACTTTGAGCATTTGATCAACCACTGCTTTGGCAGCAGGGGATGTAGGCTTGAAAGCCGACCGTCTTAAGTCAGATGTTTGCTCAGCTACAGCTGTGATTTCCATCAATGCCATTGCAGAATAGGATTGAACATCATCAGGACCCTTCTCTAACAAAACCGCGAAGCATAAAAGTGCCCGCGACTCTGTTATGCTGCGACATATGGTGACATTCCCTATGCAGAGCTGCCAAAGTGCTCTTGCTGCCATTGCCTTCATCTGTGCTTTTGTACCAGGATCTTCGAATTCCCTCCCTTTGATGCTAGTACCAGTTAAAACATGATGTTGTGGATGACCCTTTTGTTGTCTGGCATTGTTTTGGTTGCCTTTCACCTGGTTGGCAAGAGGGGGCATATTTTTTGTAGGACTTTGTGATTGGTTTGGCTTGGTGATAGTGTTAGGATTCTGATTCTTCATTGCCAAAGTGTTGGTTATAACATTGTGCATTTGACTAGGAGTGGAATTGTTCATTGGAtgagaaatttttgatttttcatCTTCATGCTCTCCTTTCTCATTGGAGTCATTACTAGCCATTAGAACTGAATGAATCGACATAGTTTGCTTGCTTGCAATTGTATACTTGCTGTGCTCTTGAACCGTCTCAAAAGCAAGATGACTAACAAGAAACCgaatgatattattttgtgCAAAATGGTCTTGACATTTAGGATGATTTGCAGCCAATTCGGAAACAGCCCAAGCCACCACTAGCTGAACTTTCATATGACCTTCTTTGAGGATTTTCGCAAACACACTACAAACACCAGCATTCACTATCTGTTCGACGCTTTCGGGGTCACGTCCTAGCAATCCGATGGCTCTTGCAGCATTTTCTTGACCCTCCATTTTCCCTTCTTTAGCCAACTTCAACAATGGAGGAACTCCACCTTCCTCTATAATCAACTTCCCGTACCGATCATTATCTCTAGCCAACGAAACCAATGAAGCTGCAGCATCAGACCTCTCCTctaacgaccctgtaaaaagtATGGCAACTTGTTCCCAGATGAGACACAGAATTGGCTCATTAGCGGCAATAGGAGGCAATCCTAAATACTCATCATCGCGATCACCTGCCGAAGCTGAGACGCGCAAAAGCCATGAAACATCGCCTATCGAATTCTCGAGTTGCATTGATGTTTTCCGAAAGGCGCCGGAAGGGATGATGGTAAACATACGTTTCATGATGCCTGTAGCGCGGCATTTGATGACAAGAGCGAGTGCTTTGTCAAGAACTTGCTCTGTGTCATCAATGATACGTCTTGTTGGACGTTCATAAAGGTCATTGCTAGCACGAGCTGCCTGTCTCAAAAGTGTAGCGAGCTTTTCTGTTTTGGCTTTGAGCTCCAAACAATCTTGTTTAAATGATTGTGCCTCGTCGGCTGATTTTGTAACTTGGTCTGCTAATTGTATTGGCCTTGCCAAGATCTCTTTAACAATGTCCGCCATGGCCAAAAAGCGGACTAGAATgcatagaattttaaatatcaaaacagTATCCGGTAGAGAACACCTATTTATATATCTCAAACATCATAATTCTTGAAAtgcaagagaaaaaaaatgggtTTCTCAAGAAATGAAAAACTTAGTCTTCTTGGTTCTTTTATCAagctttttagttttttttcctCAAGGGTTTTGAACATTAAGAAAAAGACCAGAAAATTCTGGATACTGTTGTTACATTTAAGAACTAGATTTGGTATGATTTTGTGTTTGTAAGAGACGTGGTTGAGGTAGTggcggcggcggcggcggAGGGGAGGTGGTGGCTCCGCCGGTGAATTTGAGTAGAGGGTGAGAGAGGGGAAAAAGAGAGGGGAGAGAAAGGTGTTTGTAATGGTCAAACGGGTTTTTCTCCAAtatttatgtgaaggaaaacACTAGGGCTCTTGTTTACGTTATATTAATAGGAAGTGAATTGGTTGGTTGGCTATATCCTTGTTAACGTTAAGCATTTTTAGTCAAAGGGAGAGTGATCCTCAAGCGCGTTTgttacattttttttcttcatatatataataatatatattatatactaaatatatcaTCTCCAAcaatgtatattatttttaatttaaataaaatttcaaattcaagcattgaatagtaataatattaaaattttcgaattaataaatatatatatataaaagaatgtaAAATATATCCATGAATGCAGTAAGTAGTAAGGGTTATGGATGGATGGATGAACATTTCATTTGCTTCAACGATCCTTATGCCATGGACAAACCTTTCACTCGTCAGCTAAGTGACATATATATGAACTAATAAGCTAAGATTACCtatattttagagtttgaGCTATCCAAACTGTGAGGTTGCAGTACGTAATgtgtttgtttttgtttttatttttctgcttACGAAAATCAGTGggtcaaagaaagaaaagcgTCTGAGAGATACTCTAATGAATATGATTTTTGAACTGAACAAGTACCTCCAGCATTTCATTTCATATGGTAGATTACCTCAGTTGTGGCAGCAACTTTTATACATATCAGGACCATATATTAGCAGAGGATGCAGTAAAAGAATTATGTTTTCGTACTTCATTTTTATCTCGCTAATTAGGCTCTAACTAGGGCTAGCACTGGAACTTGGAACTAATAACTGTACATGACACCATTTCGAGCTATGGCAGGTACTACCTTTCCTTGATCAGGCTACACTTCATGCACCGGAGGCTTACGATTTTGTGATCTTTGAAACCGGCCGACTCTCGCTCCCTtggttataaaaaataataataattaatctaaacttgtatttttacaaaaattcaaattatcaCTGTATTCTTTTGGAAGTTaagaaaaacattaaaatatgtatagttattttaactgtttaaaaataaattctcaaTTCGATTCTATTTCGAATTTGACTGtcagatataaaatatatattattagtttttttaaaacttttttttgttttaacatAATGTAATAGTAGTTGAATAGTGAGCAAATGATGATCATTTTCTGGAATCTTGCTTGAAAATCTAGGCAGCAAAATATGATAACTTACCTTGATAAATTGCTCTAAAATCATTCCGAACAAGCACACGTATTATTTTCAAGCGTCGAATCGATTCACTAAACAAGAGAAGGTCACGGGCGGCAGAAGAGAAAAGGGTATGAATGATTGAAGAGTAAATTCCTAATGTATATGAACTCTAGTGCGCTTTGCTTGTCTCCGTCCAACAGGAATATAGGGAAAGTGCTATGAAGATTCCAAGATCATGATCAACCAATTTTACAAGTGATCAACATGATGGAATCATTTCATCTTGGAATTTATCATTCCTTTGTGTTACCTTCACTGTTGCTCACAGTACTTGCAAACATTTTTGTCGATGATCATATTCTAAACGTGAATTACTTATTTTAGCCTTTtgtttaaagatttaaaagaCATGAATAGATGGACTTTTGTGTTAGATTCAGCTTTGTCAAAAGAATGCATAGATTATCACATTACATCTGTcgtaatttgattttaattttttataatatattaatattaaatttttcattcacAATTATTTGATTacagaattttaattattaatattagttggttttttttaatatattaatattaagcGGATGATGTgatattatatcaaaaaatttctttcaatgTTGAATTGTGTTTATTTTGATCAATTAAAAAAGGGAAGGAGATGATAAGTGATAGTTCTGTTGGACAATGATCATACAAGTTTTCTTTCACCGTAGAATATTTATAGAATGATAGCTAGCTTCAACCgaactcaaattaataaaatgtcaaaaaattaattaattgataagcagaaaaaataaaataataaaaataaatagctcAAAAAAGAcacataaaagaattaatgtgATTCGGATTGTAGGCCTACGTCCACGAATAAGACGATCAAAGAAATTTTACTAAGGAAATTAAAGATTACAAGATTACTTAAATTAATCTCTTAAGCACTTTGATCCAATGTTTCCAAACCTCACTTTAGTGCACTACAAATTACTCAAAATTTGCTCATTTTGTTGTGTTGCTCACTCGTTCTTGCTCTACATAAATGGCAAGGAGATAGCTATTTTGACAACCAATTACACTTGGCCAACAAGCACCAACATGCGGTCTTTAAGCATGCCTAGTAATTAGTTTACTGTCCATATATTTTACAGACAATTGCATTCCTACTTTGCAAGGAAGAAGCTTAATGGGATAACAATATCATGGACTCTTACA is a genomic window containing:
- the LOC8265347 gene encoding uncharacterized protein LOC8265347, producing the protein MADIVKEILARPIQLADQVTKSADEAQSFKQDCLELKAKTEKLATLLRQAARASNDLYERPTRRIIDDTEQVLDKALALVIKCRATGIMKRMFTIIPSGAFRKTSMQLENSIGDVSWLLRVSASAGDRDDEYLGLPPIAANEPILCLIWEQVAILFTGSLEERSDAAASLVSLARDNDRYGKLIIEEGGVPPLLKLAKEGKMEGQENAARAIGLLGRDPESVEQIVNAGVCSVFAKILKEGHMKVQLVVAWAVSELAANHPKCQDHFAQNNIIRFLVSHLAFETVQEHSKYTIASKQTMSIHSVLMASNDSNEKGEHEDEKSKISHPMNNSTPSQMHNVITNTLAMKNQNPNTITKPNQSQSPTKNMPPLANQVKGNQNNARQQKGHPQHHVLTGTSIKGREFEDPGTKAQMKAMAARALWQLCIGNVTICRSITESRALLCFAVLLEKGPDDVQSYSAMALMEITAVAEQTSDLRRSAFKPTSPAAKAVVDQMLKVIEKADSVLLTPCVKAIGNLARTFRATETRIIGPLVKLLDEREPEITMEAAIALNKFAAAENFLCVNHSKAIISAGGAKHLIQLVYFGEQMVQIPSLILLCYISLNCPDSEVLANEEVLIVLEWSSKQAHLTHEPTIESLLQDAKSRLELYQSRGSRGFH